In Actinoplanes lobatus, the DNA window TCCCGGGGCACCGTGAGCCGAGTCCTGAACGGTGGTTACGTCTCCGCCGAAGCGCGTGCCGCCATCGAGGCGGCGATCACCGAGGTCGGCTACGTGCCGAACAATGCGGCACGGGCGCTGAAGATGCGCCGGTCACAGGCGGTCGCCTTCGTCGCGCTGGAGCCGCACTCGCTCTTCCTCGACGACCCCAACATCGGCTCGATCATGCTGGGCGCCAACGCGGCGCTGTCGCTGGCCGACCACCAGATGGTCAGCCTGGTCGTCGAGTCGTCACGGGACACCGAGCGGGTCGCCCGCTATCTGAGCGGCGGTTTCGTCGACGGCGCCATCGTCGTGTCCGCCCGTACCCGGGACCCGATCATCAAGGTGATCAGCGATCTCTCGCTGCCGGCCGCGTTCGTCGGCCACCCGCCCGACCTGGACCGGACCATCCCCTTCGTCGGGATAGACAACGTCGGCTCGGCCCGTGCCATCACCGAGCACCTGCTCACCGGCGGCCGCCGGCGGATCGGCATGATCGCCGCCGCGCTGGACCGGGATTCCGGCATAGACCGTCTGGCCGGGTTCCGCGCCGCCCTCGGCCCCCTCTTCGACGAGGAGCTGGTCGCCGAGGTCCCGCACTACGACTACGGCTCCGGCGTCAAGGGCATGCGCGAGCTACTGGAACGCGATCCCGGCGTGGACGGGGTCTTCGCCGCCTCGGACGCGATCGCGGCCGGCGCCCTCGAGGCGCTGCGGGAGGCCGGGCGCAGCGTTCCCGGCGACATCGGCGTGGTCGGCTTCGACGACAGCACGTGGGCGGTCCGCTGCCAGCCGCAGCTCACCACGGTGCACCAGCCGGCCAAGGAGATCGGCTCGTGCGCGGCCCAGCTGGTGCTGCGTCAACTGGGCGGCGAGCACCCCGATCCGGGCGGTCAGCTGCTGCCCACCCCGCTGGTGCTGCGCGACTCCGCCTGACCCCGCCTAGCCGAGGAAGCCGCGCCACCGATCGGCGAGGCTCGGGGGTGGCGGCGGTGGCGACATCCGGCGGGTGACCGCCGGACGGACGGAACGACCGATCGGGCGGTCGTAGTCGGCGGCCGCGATGGCGTCGACGATCTGGTCGTCGGTGTAGTCCTCGGAGCCGGGGATCGAGTCGACGAAGCCGACCAGCACGCCGTCCCGCATCACCTGGGCCTTGAGGGCGGCCGATCCGTCGTCGCCCCACAGCGCCTCGCGGCCGTCGGCCAGCACGATGCGGACGGCGTAGCCGGAGCGCCCGGCGCTCGGCAGTTTCAGATGAGCGAAAACGTCACGATCCCGGAGCCGGGTGACGACCCGGCGGGCCCTGCTCTCCTCCATGATCGAACGCTAGCGCGGGTGCCTGGAAAGCCGCTGAGGATTCGCTGGCCGGCGAGTCGCGCACGAAACATGACCTTGCGTGATAGCCCCAGGTCACATCGATGGATGTTACTACTTCTTAACAAGAATTTCACGGGATTCCCTTTCTCGGAAAGCGGGCTTACCGTGCGGTAACCGAAGCGCTTCGGTCCCCGGATCCCCACGTGGAGCATCGGAGGCCACCGATGGGTAGAGCTACCGTTCTCACCTGTCTCGTCACCTCGTCCGTCCTGAGCCTCGCCCTCGCCGCACCCGCCCAGGCGGCGAGCATCGACTACGTCGCCCTGGGCGACTCGTACTCCTCCGGCGTCGGCGCGCCCGGCCAGTCCGGCACCTGCCTGCGCAGCAACAACGCCTACGGGCCGAAGTGGGCCGCGGCCAACAGCCCGGCGTCCTTCCAGTTCCTGGCGTGCGGCGGCGCCACCACCGACGACGTCGTGCGCACCCAGGCGCCGGCCATCAACGCCGGCGCCGACCTGGTCAGCATCACCATCGGCGGCAACGACGCCGGGTTCGCGCCGACCGTCGTCACCTGCCTGACCTCCAGCGACTCGGCCTGCGCCACCAAGGTCAACGAGGGGAAGGCGTACGTCGCGAACACCCTGCCCGGCAAGCTCGACGCGGCGTACGCGGCGATCCGGGCCAAGGCGCCGGACGCCCGCGTGGTGGTGCTCTCCTACCCGCTGATCTTCGACACCGCGGCGCTGATCTGCGAGATGAGCACGGCCAAACGGCGGGCGATCAACGACGGCGCCCGGGTCCTCGACGAAATGATCCAGCAGCGCGCCGCGGCGGCCGGGTTCGTCTGGTCCGACGTGCGCGACGAGTTCACCGGGCACGGCGTGTGCTCGTCACGGCCGTGGCTCAACGGGCTGACGATCATCCCGCCGCAGAACTCGTACCACCCGAACAGCAGCGGCTACACCAGCGGATACCTGCCGGCCTTCACCGGCGCGGCGGGCTGACGCCACCGGACGGCGCCACGGGGCCTCACCACGTGAAGGTGTGGCCCCGGGCGGTGTTCACGAAGGACCGGCCGTCGCGGACGTACCGGTAGGACATCACCACCGTGTAGGTGCGGCCCCGGCGCGGGCTGGCGGCGGCCGGACCGCACCCACGGATGAAGCTCTGCCGGGTGAACCTCAGATCGCAGGTGGTGGGCCCGGCGACGGTCCGCCCGGTGGCGGCGTCACGCAGGGTCACCTCGACCCGGGCGCGGCCACCCGCCGGAGCGGTCAGCGAACCCTGGAACCGGACGTCACGGCCGGTCGAATGGCACGGGCGCGGGCCCACCGCGGTCCGGCT includes these proteins:
- a CDS encoding LacI family DNA-binding transcriptional regulator, translating into MSRPQPQKRATVHDIAAAAGVSRGTVSRVLNGGYVSAEARAAIEAAITEVGYVPNNAARALKMRRSQAVAFVALEPHSLFLDDPNIGSIMLGANAALSLADHQMVSLVVESSRDTERVARYLSGGFVDGAIVVSARTRDPIIKVISDLSLPAAFVGHPPDLDRTIPFVGIDNVGSARAITEHLLTGGRRRIGMIAAALDRDSGIDRLAGFRAALGPLFDEELVAEVPHYDYGSGVKGMRELLERDPGVDGVFAASDAIAAGALEALREAGRSVPGDIGVVGFDDSTWAVRCQPQLTTVHQPAKEIGSCAAQLVLRQLGGEHPDPGGQLLPTPLVLRDSA
- a CDS encoding SGNH/GDSL hydrolase family protein, translating into MGRATVLTCLVTSSVLSLALAAPAQAASIDYVALGDSYSSGVGAPGQSGTCLRSNNAYGPKWAAANSPASFQFLACGGATTDDVVRTQAPAINAGADLVSITIGGNDAGFAPTVVTCLTSSDSACATKVNEGKAYVANTLPGKLDAAYAAIRAKAPDARVVVLSYPLIFDTAALICEMSTAKRRAINDGARVLDEMIQQRAAAAGFVWSDVRDEFTGHGVCSSRPWLNGLTIIPPQNSYHPNSSGYTSGYLPAFTGAAG